In one Culex quinquefasciatus strain JHB chromosome 2, VPISU_Cqui_1.0_pri_paternal, whole genome shotgun sequence genomic region, the following are encoded:
- the LOC119765984 gene encoding uncharacterized protein K02A2.6-like, whose translation MERLLAKLSTESTGATGSAANRGQACSVPVPQPSPLTLVGDMAENFDFFERSWNNYVKASGLDKWPATEAPRKVNILLTVIGEQARRKFHNFELTEAQQGDPKAALEAIKALVVAKRNIIVDRFDFFSAAQSASESIDDFCARLKALAKLAKLGTLEPELLAFKVVTSNKWSHLRTKMLTISDITLEKAIDLCRAEEIAAKRSQELGGFLPTPEVNKISRGRGDHKQKTLRCKFCGGSHEFTKGACPALGKRCHRCKGKNHFETVCKASSKGRKSKRVKEVKDDYYSESDTASGGSESSEESAEECEIGKIYDNSQNGGCVLAELDLKFNNSWETVLCELDTGANTSLIGLDCLKKLTGTDNPALLASKFRLQSFGGNPITVLGQVKVPCRRPNRKFSLVLQVVDVDHRPLLSARASRELGLVKFCNAVTFEEPVQPTPPSPHSEKLFNIYRVKAQEIVSSHEGLFTGYGKFSGTASLEIDDSVTPTIQPPRRVPIAIRAKLKEELEKLESDGIIVKETKHTEWVSNVVIVQRGSGFRICLDPVPLNKALKRPNLQFVTLDEVLPELGKAKVFSTVDAKKGFWHVVLDEPSSKLTTFWTPFGRYRWIRLPFGVAPAPEIFQIKLQEVIQGLKGVECIADDLLVFGVGDTLEEALADHNRRLEKLLCRLELHNVKLNKAKLKLCERSVKFYGHVLTDEGLKPDESKVAAIRDYPQPKNRKEVHRFVGMVTYLGRFINNLSANLTHLRMLIPESATWKWTSVEESEFNKVKSLVCDIKTLRYYDVNQPITIECDASSIGLGVVVYQRDEVVGYASRTLTATEKNYAQIEKELLAILFACTRFDQLIVGNPKATVRTDHKPLVNIFKKPLLSAPRRLQHMLLNLQRYKLSTEFVTGKDNVVADALSRAPAGGAEGDDFYKKQDIFKIFEEIHEVKLSSFLGVSSAKLNDLMRETEKDTPLQHVIGYVRGGWPASADQVPDAVKIFFGYRHELSTQDGLVFRSDRIVVPYILRRKMIESCHASHNGIEATLRLARANLFWPGMTSEIKNAVKGAASSTSS comes from the exons ATGGAGCGTCTGCTGGCCAAACTGTCGACGGAGTCAACAGGGGCGACCGGATCCGCGGCGAATCGTGGCCAAGCATGCAGTGTTCCAGTACCCCAGCCGTCGCCGTTGACTCTTGTGGGGGACATGGCCGAGAACTTCGATTTCTTCGAGCGCAGCTGGAATAACTACGTGAAGGCTAGCGGCTTGGACAAATGGCCGGCAACGGAGGCTCCCCGCAAAGTGAATATTCTGCTGACGGTGATTGGAGAGCAAGCCAGGCGGAAGTTCCACAACTTCGAGTTGACAGAAGCACAGCAAGGAGACCCGAAAGCAGCACTCGAAGCTATCAAAGCGTTGGTCGTGGCCAAACGGAACATAATTGTGGACCGCTTTGATTTCTTCTCCGCCGCACAATCAGCTAGTGAGTCCATCGACGACTTCTGTGCCAGGCTCAAGGCGCTGGCCAAGCTAGCGAAGCTCGGAACCCTGGAACCAGAACTGCTCGCTTTCAAAGTCGTCACATCCAACAAGTGGTCGCACCTGCGCACAAAGATGCTGACAATTTCGGACATAACCCTCGAGAAAGCCATCGATCTGTGCCGTGCAGAGGAGATCGCAGCTAAACGATCCCAAGAGCTGGGAGGTTTCCTGCCAACGCCAGAAGTCAACAAGATCAGCCGAGGGAGAGGTGACCACAAGCAGAAGACGTTGCGCTGCAAGTTTTGCGGAGGCTCTCACGAGTTCACAAAAGGAGCATGCCCGGCGCTTGGCAAACGTTGCCACCGCTGTAAAGGCAAAAATCACTTCGAAACAGTCTGCAAAGCTAGCTCGAAGGGTCGGAAGTCGAAGCGAGTCAAGGAAGTGAAAGACGACTACTACTCCGAGTCGGACACAGCGTCCGGCGGCAGTGAATCTTCCGAAGAGTCTGCAGAGGAGTGCGAGATTGGCAAGATCTACGACAATTCGCAAAACGGCGGTTGCGTTCTTGCTGAACTGGACTTGAAATTCAACAACTCGTGGGAAACTGTGCTCTGTGAACTGGACACTGGGGCAAATACCAGCCTGATTGGCCTGGACTGTCTCAAGAAACTGACTGGAACGGACAATCCCGCACTGCTGGCGTCGAAATTCCGCCTGCAGAGTTTTGGTGGAAACCCCATCACAGTATTGGGCCAGGTGAAGGTGCCGTGTCGGCGGCCGAACAGGAAGTTTTCGCTGGTTCTCCAGGTCGTTGATGTCGACCACCGCCCCCTACTGTCGGCAAGAGCTTCACGCGAACTTGGGCTGGTGAAGTTTTGCAACGCAGTTACCTTCGAGGAGCCAGTTCAACCAACACCGCCGTCGCCCCACTCTGAAAAGCTGTTCAACATTTACCGCGTGAAAGCTCAAGAAATCGTCAGCAGCCACGAAGGCCTCTTCACGGGCTACGGAAAGTTTTCCGGCACAGCGTCGTTGGAAATCGACGACAGCGTCACACCGACGATCCAACCGCCTCGACGAGTTCCGATCGCGATCCGAGCAAAGCTGAAGGAAGAACTCGAAAAGCTCGAAAGTGACGGCATCATCGTGAAGGAGACGAAACACACCGAATGGGTAAGCAACGTCGTAATCGTCCAGCGAGGCTCTGGCTTTCGTATTTGTCTGGATCCGGTTCCGCTGAACAAAGCTCTCAAGCGGCCCAACCTCCAATTCGTAACCCTTGATGAAGTGCTTCCGGAACTGGGCAAAGCAAAGGTTTTTTCCACGGTCGATGCCAAAAAGGGCTTCTGGCACGTTGTGCTGGACGAGCCCTCCAGCAAGCTCACCACCTTCTGGACACCGTTTGGGCGTTACCGCTGGATTCGCCTTCCGTTCGGTGTTGCACCAGCGCCGGAGATTTTCCAGATCAAACTCCAGGAAGTAATCCAAGGTCTCAAGGGAGTTGAATGCATCGCGGACGATTTGCTGGTGTTCGGCGTGGGCGACACGCTGGAGGAGGCCCTAGCTGATCACAACCGCCGCCTTGAGAAACTTCTTTGTCGGTTGGAACTCCACAACGTGAAGCTTAACAAAGCCAAGCTGAAGTTGTGTGAACGGTCCGTCAAATTCTACGGTCACGTCCTCACCGATGAAGGTTTGAAGCCGGACGAGTCCAAGGTTGCTGCGATACGTGACTATCCCCAGCCAAAAAATCGCAAGGAGGTGCACCGGTTTGTTGGCATGGTCACGTACTTGGGGCGCTTCATCAACAATCTCAGCGCCAACTTGACCCACCTACGAATGCTGATCCCGGAGTCGGCAACTTGGAAGTGGACATCTGTGGAAGAGAGCGAGTTCAACAAGGTGAAATCGTTGGTTTGCGACATCAAAACACTACGCTACTACGATGTCAACCAGCCAATCACCATTGAATGTGACGCTAGCAGCATCGGTCTCGGTGTGGTCGTGTATCAGCGCGACGAAGTGGTTGGATACGCGTCGCGAACCCTCACGGCAACTGAAAAAAACTACGCGCAGATCGAAAAAGAACTCCTGGCGATACTTTTTGCCTGTACCAGATTCGACCAGCTGATAGTTGGAAATCCAAAAGCGACCGTCAGGACCGACCACAAGCCACTGGTGAACATCTTCAAGAAACCGCTTTTGTCAGCACCACGGCGGCTGCAACACATGTTGCTCAACCTACAGCGGTACAAGCTGTCAACGGAGTTCGTTACGGGAAAGGACAATGTGGTTGCGGATGCTTTGTCACGTGCACCAGCCGGCGGAGCAGAAGGAGACGACTTCTACAAAAAGCAGGACATCTTCAAGATCTTCGAAGAAATCCACGAGGTGAAACTCAGCAGCTTCTTAGGTGTGTCGAGCGCCAAACTGAACGATCTCATGCGGGAGACTGAAAAGGACACCCCACTCCAGCACGTCATCGGCTACGTTCGAGGTGGATGGCCTGCCTCTGCCGATCAAGTTCCGGACGCCGTCAAAATCTTCTTTGGATATCGGCATGAACTGTCTACCCAGGATGGGCTGGTCTTCCGCAGTGACAGGATTGTGGTCCCATATATCCTCCGCCGGAAGATGATCGAGAGTTGTCACGCAAGCCACAACGGCATCGAAGCAACACTACGGTTGGCAAGGGCGAACCTGTTCTGGCCGGGCATGACGTCAGAGATCAAGAACGCGGTGAAAGG AGCGGCGTCAAGCACAAGTTCCTGA
- the LOC119767235 gene encoding uncharacterized protein LOC119767235, producing the protein MVPCVHSLEVSGFSCTYTGDPTSSSGTRWVAAVGTPQRVERDSKRDAGLDPTLFGMFRQCNNENQKSDSLSAAFFISCLAILTAASALPLDCWWCGADVTSSKSQLLANCTIFRLAKLVPLSVTTRWGTPNLAKFCLQALITDSGLRSFSRFTSKKSE; encoded by the exons ATGGTGCCCTGTGTCCACAGCTTGGAAGTCTCAGGATTCAGCTGCACGTATACCGGGGATCCAACTTCCAGTTCCG GCACAAGGTGGGTTGCGGCAGTTGGCACACCACAGCGAGTTGAACGGGACAGCAAGCGTGATGCTGGACTGGATCCGACGTTGTTCGGAATGTTTCGCCAATGCAACAACGAAAACCAAAAGTCGGATTCACTTTCAGCTGCCTTCTTCATCAGCTGCTTGGCAATCTTGACCGCGGCCTCAGCCTTGCCGTTGGATTGTTGGTGGTGTGGTGCCGACGTGACAAGCTCAAAGTCCCAGTTGTTGGCGAACTGCACCATTTTTCGGTTGGCAAAGTTGGTTCCGTTGTCGGTGACGACACGTTGGGGCACACCAAACCTTGCGAAGTTCTGTTTGCAGGCGTTGATCACGGATTCCGGACTCAGATCTTTTAGCAGGTTCACTTCGAAAAAGTCCGAGTAG
- the LOC119765985 gene encoding uncharacterized protein LOC119765985, with amino-acid sequence MKGLMEQKLQDELDAPYSNFATRYVGVFPSSRRITLPEESSWCIVINFKPSWNFTGILNNPFEYVVWISVLITTAIIVLLIKRFVLTYRFLILLTLSIVYIATSASHLSVAKFNPDWAAPCKPAEETGKIIIIILGFTPRTCGVQSSKFTTDVALRV; translated from the exons ATGAAAGGGCTGATGGAGCAAAAGTTGCAGGACGAACTGGACGCTCCGTACTCGAACTTTGCGACACGATACGTGGGAGTTTTTCCGTCGTCGCGAAGGATCACGCTGCCTGAG GAATCGAGCTGGTGCATTGTAATCAACTTCAAACCATCATGGAATTTTACAGGAATTCTGAACAATCCATTTGAATATGTCGTCTGGATTTCAGTGCTAATCACGACAGCCATAATCGTCCTATTGATCAAGCGTTTTGTGTTAACTTACCGCTTCCTCATACTACTAACGTTATCCATCGTCTACATAGCTACATCCGCCTCACATCTTTCGGTGGCCAAGTTCAACCCGG ACTGGGCCGCGCCCTGCAAGCCAGCGGAGGAAACTGgaaaaatcatcatcatcatcttagGTTTCACCCCTCGTACCTGCGGTGTGCAGTCCAGCAAGTTTACGACCGATGTCGCTTTAAGGGTTTGA